The DNA region TGGTCATCATCGCCACCCCGCCAGGCCCGGCCCTTTCCCACCCCCGGTAGGCACCGTTTTCACGATCGTCGTAGGCGCCGGGCGTGTCCTTCGACGATGCGCCTGGTGGAGGGGGGGGCTCCCCTACTACGGGGAAACCTGCATCGATGTGGTCCGGCCCAGTGACGATGGGTTCAGTCCGGTCCGGCGTGGCGCCTTCGGTCATGTATCAACGATTCCCTCTGCGGCGATCCGGCTAACCGCTCTAGCCTCTTGCCGCCTACCGCGGTGGGACCTCCGTGCCGGGTGGGTAAGTCCGGGCAAGCTCGTCCGCCGTCGGGATCCGGCGCAGCTTCGCCTCGGGGGGCAACAGCTCGGAGATGGCTTCCATGATCTTGTCGGTGTCGGCCTGGAAGTCGGTTCCGCTCAGCCCGCGAACCGGCGGACCGATCCTCACCCTCACCGTCGGCGGGCGGATGATGTTAACGACGTTTGGCACCCTCGACGAGCGCGGCCATACGTGCTCGGTTCCCCAGACGCCCATCGGGATAACGGGCGCACCGGTGCTGGCCGCGAGCCGCGCGGCGCCCGTCTTGCCCTTCAACTTCGGATCGAAGAACTCCTCGCCGCGTGGGATCGTGCCCTGGGGGGCGATGATGAGCACCTCGCCACTCCGAAGCGCGGTTTCGGCCGCTTCATAGGCGGCCTTGCCAGACCGTTTCCTGTCCACGCAGATGGCGCCGGAGGCGCGGATCAGCGTTCCTATGAGGGGAGCGTCGAAGAGCTCCTTCTTGGCCAGGCCCCGCGGGTTCCGTCCCCCCCTGAAGACGCCCATGCCGTAGGCGATTGTGTCGAAGTATGAGCGGTGGTTGGCCGCGACTATCGCCGGTCCGCGGGAAGGGATGTTCTCTGTGCCGGCGATATCGAAGCGGGCGAAGGGCCAGGCGAACTGCGAGAAACCGACCCTCAATACGTCGAGCGGTTCGGCACCGAGAACCTTGGGCACGCCAACCGGGCTGTCGAGGTACAGCACCGGCCAGCGCCGCAGCGTCGCAGCGGCGTGGAGGCGGTAGTCGGGGTTGACGGCGTTCGGGTGTCCCACACCCATGAGAAGCGGGAGGTCGTAAACGCTGTCGGAGTAGGCATAGCTCTCTTTGAGATCGACGCCCGCGGAGGCCGCCCACCGACGGACTGCCTGAAGCTTGCCTTGCGCCCAGACGAAACCGCCATCGATGGTTCCGGTCATTCGCTCGACGCCCTGCGCGCCCGGTTCGGTTCCGTATCTGGTCGCGATGATCTCGTTGAAACCGAGGCGGTGGGCGAACGGCTCCACCAGCTGATAGGGCGTCGTGGTGGCGAGAACGAGAATCCTCCCCGCCGACCGGTGCGATTCCAGAAGCGCCGGCACATATGGCAGAACCTGCCGTTCGAGGGTGTCGGCGGCCGCCTCGGCCGCCTTGGCGACCTCCTCCACGCGCCACCCCTTCGAGGCGAACGCCGCCGCCCGTGCCAGCGCCATCGAGGGGAGCGACTCCCCGAAAACGGCGTACATCCGCATCATCAATCCCTGCCCAGGAAGGGATGAGCGCTGGACCAGCCCCTGCTCGAAAAGGGCGCCGTTGATCGCTGTGGTGCTCGAGGTTCGGAGGAGTGTCCGGTCGAGATCGAAGATTGCCGCGGTTGCGGACATGCGCGCAGATGCTATCCCTGTCAGGAATGGACCTTCGACAGCTTCAGGCGTTGATAGCAATCGCCGACCACGGGAGCTTCTCGAACGCCGCTGCTGCGCTCCACACGGTGCAGTCGAACGTCTCCAGCCACGTGGCTCGGCTCGAGAAGGAGCTGGGCGTCCAGCTTGTCGACCGTCACGGAGGGCAGATAACCGAGGAAGGGCAAGCAGTCGTCGAGCGTGGCCGGCGGGTGCTGGCTGAAATCGACGCGGCGGTCGCCGACGTCGCTGCGCTCCGGGACGAGGTGATCGGCACGGTACGCATCGGCATGATCGGAACCACGGCCCGCTGGCTGGCGCCCTTGCTCCTCGACAGCATGGCCGTTGTCCACCCCAAGGTTCGGCTGGTCCTCGGCGACGGGACGACAGCCATCCTGGAGCCTCATTTGACCTCGGGTTTTCTGGACGCGGCTGTGGTGAACCTCCCTCAGGGCAACCCGGAACTAGTAGAACGGCCGCTTTTCGACGAGGACCTGATCCTCGTGGTCCCGGTTGACCATCCTTTCGCCGGCGCCGGCCACGTCGAACTCTCGCAGCTGGACGGATTCCAACTCCTGCTTCCCGCTCCGGGGACAGCGTTCAGGGAAGAGATCGACGACGCCTGCCGCACGGCAGGCGTCACCCTCGTGCCCCGCGCAGAGCTCGACGGGGTGCGGCTCATGGCGTCGTTGTCGGTGCGCGGCTTCGGGCCGGCCATCCTCCCGGCGACCGGCGCCAGCGAGGGCTTTCATCGATCCGCCAGGGTCAGCGTCGGCGGACTCCGCCGGCGGAGGGTGGGAGTCGTGGTTCGCCGGCGCGGCCGCCCCAGCGCGCCCGCCCGGGCAACACTCGAACTGCTCGAGGATGTGGTCAGGGAGAACCTCGACCCCGCCCTCGGACTCCATCCTCCGAGCTCCTAGCACGTACAGTGAGCGTTTCAGCACTTGACGTGGCGGGTAAAGTTTGACTTCAGCGGCCTTCGCGCGCAGTTCAAGCGAAGCCCTTGCCAGCGATTGCCGAAATTCGAAACAGGAGTTGAAATGCGCTTGAAGGTCGTGAAGTTGAAGGTCGCCGCGCTCGCCGGGAGTGGCGTTCTCGTGCTCGGCGGAGGGGCGGCAGCCGCTTCAGGGATCGTTTCCGCCTCGGACTCCCATAGCAACAATCCCGGGTCTGGCATCGTAAGTTCGCTGCGAGCGGCGGATCTGAGCGAATCGGCGTCCGACGCCGAGAACGAGTCGACCACCACGTCGACATCGAGCACGACCTCGACCACGACGACCGCCCCCAATCACGACGTCGAAAAGCCGCAAACTCCGCTGAGCGCCGGCCCCGCGACCGCGGCCGATGACGACAGCCAGACCGACAACGACAACCAGGGCGCCGAGACCGACACCGACACGGATAACGAGGGCACTGAGGCCGCTGAAGCACCAGAAACCGAAACGCCGACAACCGAGGCGCCGGAGACCGATAAGCCCGAGACCGAGACACCGGAACACGCAGCGCCGACTTCCACAACTTCGACCGCCGGGGACTCGCACGAGACCGAGCAACCGGAGAGCGGGACGAGCGGCTCCGGCTCCCGAGGAGACTGACCGCTAAACGGCCGGCCACCGCCGCCGGCCGACTCTGATTCCGCCGGCGGAGTCGATTGGTCCGATCAGGTCAGGCCTGTCACCCTGAGGCGGCCGGCGTTTTTCTGGGACATTTGGGTTCTGTGAGACAGGCGACGCTCGATGGGGTGGCCGTTTGTACCGCAGATGCGATTTGCACCGGAAAACTCGGAACGAACTAACACGAAACTGGTCGAAAACGCGCGCCGGTCCAAACCGCTCGCCGATCCCCCGATCCCCCGATCCCCCGCCGATCCCTGGATCCCCCGAACCCCCGCCCCGGGGGCTACAGCCGACTAACCCGCCCGGAGCTGGCGCAGCACGTACTGGAGAATGCCGCCGTGGCGGTAGTACTGCGCCTCCTTGGGCGTGTCGATCCGCAGCACCACCGAGAACTCGCGACCGTCGGCCTTCACCGACAGCTCCTTCGGCAGGGAGGCATCGTCGGCCAGTCCCTCGAGGCCGGTGATGTCGATGACCTCCTCTCCCGTGAGGCCGAGCGACTCGACCGTGTCGCCTGGCTGGAACTGGAGGGGCAGAACGCCCATACCGACGAGGTTCGACCGGTGGATCCGCTCGAAGCTTTCCGCCAGCACGGCCCGGACGCCGAGGAGGTAGGTCCCTTTCGCCGCCCAGTCGCGGGAGGATCCCGACCCGTACTCCTTGCCCGCGAGGATCACCAAAGGAATCCCGTCCGCTTCGTAGCGCTTGGACGCGTCGTAGATCGACATCTGCTCGCCTTCGGGGAGATGTCTGGTCACACCTCCTTCGGTGCCGGGTGCCAGTTGGTTGCGCAGCCGGATGTTGGCGAAGGTCCCGCGGATCATGACTTCGTGATTGCCCCGGCGAGAGCCGTACGAGTTGAAGTCAGAGGGGTCCACTCCCCCGTCGATCAACCACCGGCCGGCGGGGCCGTCCCGCCGGATGTTTCCCGCCGGCGAGATGTGGTCGGTGGTGATGCTGTCGCCGAGCTTCGCGAGGACCCGGGCGCCGCGAACGTCCGACAAGGGCGCCGGCTCGAGAGCCATCCCGTCGAAGTAGGGCGGGCGGCGAACGTAGGTCGAAGTCGAGTCCCACTCGTATGCGTGGCCGGTCGGGACATCCAAACCACGCCACCGGTCGTCTCCGTCGAACACCGAGTCGTAGGACTCGCTGAACATCTTTGACTCGATCGACGAGTCGACCACCGCTGCTACTTCTTGCGCGCTCGGCCAGATGTCCCGTAGGTACACGGGATCGCCGGCGGAATCCGACCCCAAAGGCGACTTGATCAGGTCGACGTCCATAGTCCCGGCAAGCGCGTAGGCGACGACCAGCGGAGGCGAAGCGAGGTAGTTCATCCGGACGTCCGGACTGATACGCCCTTCGAAGTTCCGGTTCCCGGACAACACCGAAACCACCGCGAGATCCCCGTCCGCAACAGCCTGAGAGATCTCTGGCAGGAGAGGCCCGCTATTGCCGATGCAGGTGGTGCATCCATAGCCGACCAGGTCGAAGCCGAGCTTCTCCAGGTAAGGGATCAGGCCGGCGCGGTCGTAGTAGTCCATGACCACCTTCGAGCCCGGCGCCAAGGTCGTCTTCACCCAAGGCTTGGCCGAAAGCCCTTTCTCCACGGCCTTTTTCGCCAGCAATCCAGCGGCGACCATCACCGAAGGGTTCGACGTGTTGGTGCACGACGTGATGGCTGCGATGACGACGTGACCGTGATCGACGTCGAACTTGGTCCCGTCGGAAAGCGTGACGGGCATCGGGTTCGAGGGCGGCGCTCCTCCCCCACTTTTTCCGAGCGACTTGCCGACAGAAGCGCGGTAACCGCTCTGCGCCTCGTCCAGCCGCACCCGGTCCTGCGGCCGGGCAGGACCTGCCAGAGACGGAACGACGGTCGAAAGATCGAGGCTGAGCTTCTCCGAGTACTGGGGCTCTTGCGAGGGGTCGTGCCACAGGCCCTGCTCCTTGGCATAGGCCTCCACCAGCGCGATGCGACCCTGCGGGCGTCCAGTCATCTCCAGGTAACGGAGGGTCTCCCTGTCGATCGGGAAGATCGCGCAGGTCGAGCCGTACTCCGGGGACATGTTCCCGATCGTCGCCCGGTTGGCGAGCGGGACCGACGCGACACCGTCGCCGTAGAACTCGACGAACTTGCCGACCACGCCGTGCTTGCGCAGCATCTCGGTCACGGTCAGAACCAGGTCGGTCGCCGTCGACCCCTCAGGTAGGGATCCGGTCAGCTGGAACCCCACCACCCGCGGGATCAGCATCGACACCGGCTGGCCGAGCATCGCCGCTTCGGCCTCGATGCCACCGACTCCCCAGCCGAGAACCCCGAGCCCGTTGATCATCGTGGTGTGCGAGTCGGTGCCGAGAAGGGTGTCTGGGTACGCCGTGCCGTCCTCGGCGAAAACCACCCGGGCGAGATATTCGAGGTTCACCTGGTGACATATACCGGTGTTCGGGGGCACCACTTTTAGGGTCTCGAACGCGCCCTGGCCCCAGCGCAAAAACCTGTATCTCTCCTCGTTGCGCTGGAATTCCAGCTCCGCGTTCTTCTTGAACGCGTCGGGAACGCCGTATACGTCCGCGATGATCGAGTGGTCGATGACCAGCTCCGCGGGGATGAGCGGATTGACCTTCGCCGGGTCGCCGCCGAGCTCCGACATCGCCTCCCGCATGGCGGCGAGGTCGACGACGGCCGGCACCCCGGTGAAGTCCTGCATCAGGATTCGGGCCGGCGCAAAGGCGATCTCGGTGTCCGGCTCCGCGGAAGGATCCCAGCTGCCAAGCGCTTCGATGTCCCCGCGGGAGACGGTGAGGTCGTCTTCGTGGCGGAGCATGTTTTCCAGGAGGATCTTGAGCGAGTAGGGCAAACGCGCCGAACCTTCGACAGCGTCGAGCCGGAAGATCTCGTAGGTGGTCCCGCCTACCGATAGGTTTGCCCGAGCCCCGAAGCTGTTGCGGCTGCTACTCGCCATCGCACGTCTCCTGTGTTCGTATTCCGCTTGACTCGGGCTCAGTCTGTCGCAAGCCGCCCTACTAGGAAAAAAGGGCGGGGCCCCGCCGGTATTTCCGATTTTGCGTGATTTGGGACGCGTGCGCTCAAGAAATAGAAAGCAGGAGCCGTGACTTACAGGTCGAATTCTTCCCCCAGCGAGGCGCTTCATCTATCCTTTGCGCCGTTCGTGCCACTTGGGCCACTTTGAAGTGAAAGGCTGGGGAGCTAAAAAATGAATCAGCGAATGGGGCGGTTTGCTGGACTCGCGGGCGCAAGCGCGCTCATGTTGTCAGCGCTTACGTTTGGAGGGGGGTCAGCGTCGGCGACACCTGTGGGGGCAGTGCCGTTCAGCCAGGCCGTTTTCAATGGCTACGCGACCGGTGACGAGCTTCACCTCGGGATCCCTGTGCTCGACCAACTCCTTGGGTCGACCGGAGTCAGCGTCAGCGCCCTCGACCAGGGGCTGTCGTCAGCTTCGACGTCGACTGCAGGTTTGACATCCAACCTGACGTCTGAGCTCGGGACGCTGGTGCAACCCGCGCAGTCGTCGTCTGTTAAGGCCTTCAACTTGGGCCAGGGACTCGCGCTCAACCTCGGGCAAGTGGGCAGCACCGTCAATTCCGTGCTGGCCAACCTCAAGCAATCCTTGCTGCCGGCGATCTCAATCGCGCCACCGGACCTGCCAGCGTCGGTGACTCAGCTCCTCGACCTCCCCCTCGAACCGCTGCTGCACGCGGGACTAATCCAGGGCGAGGCACAGGCAGCTTGGCCGGGCGCGGCCTGCCCGACCGGGAACATTTCATATGGACTCGGAAATCTCGCGACGGCCAGTGTCCTGCCAGGACTGCCGGCGATCACTTCGCTGCCGTCGCTCACTTCCGCGGGGGTTTCGACTCTCCCGCTGCTCAGCACCGCGGGGTCCGGGGGACAGGCGGTGGCGCAAACCAAGTCACTCACCAGCCTGGTTTCCAACGGTTCGGACGGGAGCTACGGCATCCAGACCCAGGCCCAGGACATCATCGCTCCACTGACTGTCAACCTGGCCGGGATCGCGACGCTCAAGGTTGGTGTCCACGCCGCTAACGGCAACCTCGATCCCGTCACGCTGACGGCTACGACAAGTGGCGAGAAGAGCGTTCCGGCATCGCTGAACCTGTCGACTGACGACATCCTCGACGTGACGCTGTCGGCACTCGGTCAAAACGTCTCCCTGGTCCACCTTCCGCTATCCACCGTCGGGGCCAACGGGGTCGACATCCCGCTGACCTTCAAGGGGATCGTCAACGGTCTGGCCAGCCTGGACGTGCCCAACGTGCTGATTTCCACGCTGAACCAGGTCATCAGTGGTTTGAACCAGCTCGCGAGCTCAACGCCGGTCAGCAGCGCTATCCAGACGATCACTGGTCTGATCCAAAACCAGCTGACCCCCGCCCTTACTCAGGTCGGCACCACACTGAGCGACACGATCACTCAGGTCGTCCAGACGCCGACGGTGCAGCAACTGCTGAACTTCATCCAGGGAACTGTCAACCTGAATCTCGGAGACCTCCGCGTCGATGTGAAGCCGCACGCCATCGGCAATCCGAGTGCACCTGCGGTGGCGTCGGCCGACGGCACACAGGCCTCAGGCGCTCTCGACCTGCTTAACCTCCATCTGGGATTGCAGGGCAGCTCGATCAACATCGGTGGCCAAACCATCCCTGCCAACCTCATCCCGGGGGTCAGCCAGGCAATCACTATCCCGTCAATCCTCGACATCCCGTTGTCGACGCCTCTGACGGACAAGATCGCCAACCCGGTGCTCGGGCATCTCGAGGCGTCCTCGACGCTGCAGAACCCGATCGCCTGCACGGTGGCACAAACCACTACGACGCCCCAGCAGGCTGCGCCGGCACCCCCGGCCCCTCACCAGCCCGCGCTTCCCTTCACCGGTGGTCCCGGTGGTCTGTGGCAGCCGGCTACCGGTGTGGCGCTCCTCGGCATCGGCGGTGGGGCTCTCGCCCTGGTCCGCAGGCTGCGGAGGAAGTCCGGCATATAAAGCTGGTTTGACTCAACTAGCAGTTATCTAACGGAACCCCCGCCGGCATCTCCGGCGGGGGTTCTGTCATAAGCAATGACACTGTCCCGCACGGGGCGCCAACCCCGTGCTCCTCCGGAGCGTGGGGTCCCCACCCTCACGCCCGGCCGTTAGCCTGCACCGTGTCATGGAGCCGACTCGCCCCCTAGCCGTCAACCAATATCGAGACGTCCGCGGAGGAGATCTCCGAGCCGAAGACATCGGGCGCAACGTCCTTCTGGCCGGGTGGCTCGCGGCAAAGCGGGACCACGGCGGCCTTCTGTTCATCGACTTGCGCGACGCGGGCGGCATCGAAGCAGGCGGCATCGTCCAGCTGGTCGTGCACCCCGACGTGCCGGCGTTCGAGACTCTCAGCAGCCTGCGCGTGGAGAGCGTGGTCAGTGTCCGTGGCGAGGTAGCTGCAAGGCCGCGCGAGACCGTCAATCCCAAACTGTCGACCGGTGAGATCGAAGTAGTGGCCGGCGAAGTCGAAGTCCTGTCCCGGGCCGACGTTCTGCCTTTCCCCGTGGAGCGCGACACCGAAGTAGGCGAGGAGGCACGGCTGCGGTACCGCTATCTCGACATGCGCCGGGGACCGGTGACCGAACGACTCGCCGCGCGGGCCAGGTTGGCCCAAGTGGTTCGGAGTCACCTCACCTCCAGGGGATTTCTCGAGATCCAGACCCCCGTCCTGACCGCGTCTTCTCCCGAAGGAGCGAGGGACTTCTTGGTTCCCAGCCGCCTCTACGCGGGCGAGTTCTACGCCCTCCCTCAGGCACCTCAACAGTTCAAGCAGATCTTGATGGTCGGCGGAGTCGAGCGCTACTTCCAGATCGCCCCCTGCTTCAGGGATGAGGCGAGCCGCGCCGACCGCAGCCCGGGCGAGTTCTACCAGATCGACCTCGAGATAGCCTTCGCCACCCAGGAAGACGTGTTCCAGGAGGTCGAGCTTCTTATGGGACGGATCGTCTCCGAATGCTCGTCGAAGAAGGCGCCGGACACGTTCCCGCGTTTGCGTTTCAGAGAGGCACTGGAACGGTACGGAACCGATAAGCCCGACATTCGATTCGGGCTGGAAATCGCCGACGTGACCGCCGACCTGGGCGGCAAGACCGAACTCCCGCTCTTCGCGCAGGCCCCCGAGAAGGGACACTCGATCCGTGTGCTGCTCGCGCCCAGCGCAGCCTCACGGTCGCGGAAATGGTTCGACGCCTTCGCTGACTCCGCACGAAAACAAGGCGTCAACGGAGCCTGGCTCCAGCTCGACCCCGAAGGCAACCGTGGTTCCCTCGCCAGCAAGCTGACCGCGGAGGAAGCAACGGTCCTCGCGGTTGCGGTCGAAGCCGGTCCGGGCGACGCGATTCTGTGCGCCATCGGTCCCCCGATCGCGGCGTCGATGACCCTCGGCGAGCAGAGGACGGCTCTCGGCAGGGAACTCTCCCTAGGCGACCCCGATGTGATGTCGTTCTGCTGGGTCGTCGACTTCCCGATGTACGAGCCCAACGAGGAAACGGGCGGGTGGGACTTCTCGCACAATCCGTTTTCGATGCCGCAGGGAGGCTTGGAGGCGCTCCAGACTGACGACCCCGGGGACATCCTTGCCTACCAGTACGACCTCGTGTGCAACGGGGTCGAGCTTTCATCCGGAGCGGTGCGAAACCACCTCCCTGAAGTGATGGAGGCCGCGTTCGCGATCGCCGGTTACGGGCCTGAGCGGATCCGCGAGTCGTTCCCGGCCCTCTGGAATGCCTTCCACTACGGACCTCCGCCGCACGCCGGCATCGCCCCAGGCTTTGATCGCCTCCTCATGCTTCTCGAGGACCAGGCGAACCTGAGGGAGGTCATCGCGTTCCCCCTGAACCAGACCGCGCGCGACCTCCTCATGGGCGCGCCGAGCCCGGTTTCCGAGACGCAGCTGAAGGAGCTGCACCTGCGAGTCGTGCCGCCGGCGGAATAGGCATTAACCCACCAAGGAAAAAGGACACCGGTTCCGCGGTTGCAGCCCGCTGCTAACGTGCACCTGGGTCTCGTTCGTTTCGGGGCTTTGGACCCGCCCCCGCTGACACGTTCAATGAAGCGGAGGTGGATCCGGTGTATGACTGGCAGGAGCTTGCGCGCAACGCGCTCGAGGCGCTGGGCGGTCACGTTCAGAGGCAGGGTTGCCCGACCTGGTTGCGGATATTCGAGGATCCGGAGGAAGACTCTGGGCTGCGGCTGGAAGCCGACGACGACTCTCTCGGGTTCTTCGGTTGGGTGGCTCCAGAAGCCTGCTTGGCGGTCGGCGTCGTCGCGACCGGCCGCGCAACGGTTTCGGGAGAACAGTCGACATCCGTAACAGGCGAATCCGGCACATGTGAGTCGGATGCGTTGTCCACTCGCGTCAACGATGCAGGCGGGGTCCTCCCCCTCCGCATCGCTTGTGTGGTCTCGCGCTCGGGGGGTCTCGGTTGGTGGATGGAGCTTCCTGACGGGACCCGCCGTTCAGACCCGCCACGTGCGGGGCGGTTGCTCGACGTTCTCTTCCGCTGCCTCGGCTTGCCGACTTCGCCACCAGAGGTGCCGGCTTCGGAGATCCACTCGGCCGCATGGCTCGCATCGGTGATCGAAGGCGGTCTTGCTTCGGATCGGCGCCTGACTTGGAGCGACGTCGAGCGACTCCATCCGCTCGCCAGGGTGCTCTCCGGCGATCTCGAACTTCACATCGGGAAGAGCGACGACGGCGACGGAGTGGCGCAGGAAGAGCTAGAGGATCTCCTACGAATCGCAGCTGCGGCGTGCTCCTGGGAAGAGATCCATTTGCAAGCCGTCGAGGGCGAGCTGGACGCGTTCATCGACGCCGATGTGGCCGCCTGGATGGACGAGGGCATGCTCTCGCGCTGGCTCCTGTCGATGATCCCGCCGATCGATCAGCTGCTGGAAGCCGCAAGACCTCTCTTGGTCCCCTCCGCCGCGCGGCGCCTCGCCCACGCGGTGCGGCGCCACACGCCGGCACAACCGGCGCGCTCCTCGACAGGTGGCTGAGCCTTCTTGTGCGCCTCCTATCTATCGGTAGGGATTCGCCGCCCCTGGCAGCAACAACGGCACAGCGTCCGTGCCGGCGTCGACGAAATTGTTGCGAAAT from Acidimicrobiales bacterium includes:
- the aspS gene encoding aspartate--tRNA ligase, translating into MEPTRPLAVNQYRDVRGGDLRAEDIGRNVLLAGWLAAKRDHGGLLFIDLRDAGGIEAGGIVQLVVHPDVPAFETLSSLRVESVVSVRGEVAARPRETVNPKLSTGEIEVVAGEVEVLSRADVLPFPVERDTEVGEEARLRYRYLDMRRGPVTERLAARARLAQVVRSHLTSRGFLEIQTPVLTASSPEGARDFLVPSRLYAGEFYALPQAPQQFKQILMVGGVERYFQIAPCFRDEASRADRSPGEFYQIDLEIAFATQEDVFQEVELLMGRIVSECSSKKAPDTFPRLRFREALERYGTDKPDIRFGLEIADVTADLGGKTELPLFAQAPEKGHSIRVLLAPSAASRSRKWFDAFADSARKQGVNGAWLQLDPEGNRGSLASKLTAEEATVLAVAVEAGPGDAILCAIGPPIAASMTLGEQRTALGRELSLGDPDVMSFCWVVDFPMYEPNEETGGWDFSHNPFSMPQGGLEALQTDDPGDILAYQYDLVCNGVELSSGAVRNHLPEVMEAAFAIAGYGPERIRESFPALWNAFHYGPPPHAGIAPGFDRLLMLLEDQANLREVIAFPLNQTARDLLMGAPSPVSETQLKELHLRVVPPAE
- a CDS encoding LysR family transcriptional regulator: MDLRQLQALIAIADHGSFSNAAAALHTVQSNVSSHVARLEKELGVQLVDRHGGQITEEGQAVVERGRRVLAEIDAAVADVAALRDEVIGTVRIGMIGTTARWLAPLLLDSMAVVHPKVRLVLGDGTTAILEPHLTSGFLDAAVVNLPQGNPELVERPLFDEDLILVVPVDHPFAGAGHVELSQLDGFQLLLPAPGTAFREEIDDACRTAGVTLVPRAELDGVRLMASLSVRGFGPAILPATGASEGFHRSARVSVGGLRRRRVGVVVRRRGRPSAPARATLELLEDVVRENLDPALGLHPPSS
- a CDS encoding HAD-IB family hydrolase, with amino-acid sequence MSATAAIFDLDRTLLRTSSTTAINGALFEQGLVQRSSLPGQGLMMRMYAVFGESLPSMALARAAAFASKGWRVEEVAKAAEAAADTLERQVLPYVPALLESHRSAGRILVLATTTPYQLVEPFAHRLGFNEIIATRYGTEPGAQGVERMTGTIDGGFVWAQGKLQAVRRWAASAGVDLKESYAYSDSVYDLPLLMGVGHPNAVNPDYRLHAAATLRRWPVLYLDSPVGVPKVLGAEPLDVLRVGFSQFAWPFARFDIAGTENIPSRGPAIVAANHRSYFDTIAYGMGVFRGGRNPRGLAKKELFDAPLIGTLIRASGAICVDRKRSGKAAYEAAETALRSGEVLIIAPQGTIPRGEEFFDPKLKGKTGAARLAASTGAPVIPMGVWGTEHVWPRSSRVPNVVNIIRPPTVRVRIGPPVRGLSGTDFQADTDKIMEAISELLPPEAKLRRIPTADELARTYPPGTEVPPR
- the acnA gene encoding aconitate hydratase AcnA, whose product is MASSSRNSFGARANLSVGGTTYEIFRLDAVEGSARLPYSLKILLENMLRHEDDLTVSRGDIEALGSWDPSAEPDTEIAFAPARILMQDFTGVPAVVDLAAMREAMSELGGDPAKVNPLIPAELVIDHSIIADVYGVPDAFKKNAELEFQRNEERYRFLRWGQGAFETLKVVPPNTGICHQVNLEYLARVVFAEDGTAYPDTLLGTDSHTTMINGLGVLGWGVGGIEAEAAMLGQPVSMLIPRVVGFQLTGSLPEGSTATDLVLTVTEMLRKHGVVGKFVEFYGDGVASVPLANRATIGNMSPEYGSTCAIFPIDRETLRYLEMTGRPQGRIALVEAYAKEQGLWHDPSQEPQYSEKLSLDLSTVVPSLAGPARPQDRVRLDEAQSGYRASVGKSLGKSGGGAPPSNPMPVTLSDGTKFDVDHGHVVIAAITSCTNTSNPSVMVAAGLLAKKAVEKGLSAKPWVKTTLAPGSKVVMDYYDRAGLIPYLEKLGFDLVGYGCTTCIGNSGPLLPEISQAVADGDLAVVSVLSGNRNFEGRISPDVRMNYLASPPLVVAYALAGTMDVDLIKSPLGSDSAGDPVYLRDIWPSAQEVAAVVDSSIESKMFSESYDSVFDGDDRWRGLDVPTGHAYEWDSTSTYVRRPPYFDGMALEPAPLSDVRGARVLAKLGDSITTDHISPAGNIRRDGPAGRWLIDGGVDPSDFNSYGSRRGNHEVMIRGTFANIRLRNQLAPGTEGGVTRHLPEGEQMSIYDASKRYEADGIPLVILAGKEYGSGSSRDWAAKGTYLLGVRAVLAESFERIHRSNLVGMGVLPLQFQPGDTVESLGLTGEEVIDITGLEGLADDASLPKELSVKADGREFSVVLRIDTPKEAQYYRHGGILQYVLRQLRAG